CTGTCGGGCCAaccattttttatataattgacCACTCGACCTAGCAATGGATCTTTTGCCGTCTTTAAACGTATTTCGTTACAGTCTAGAAAAAGCGCATCAGATGCAAAATGCAAGAAAGATTGCTCCGGAGGGTCAAATTCCTTACTTTGTCCTATTGGTAACCGCGACAGCGCATCGGCGCAATTTCCCGCTGAGTTTACATATTGAATGTCAAAATCATAAGCCATTAATAACAATGCCCATCGCTGCATTCGACTCGAAGTCATGCTTGGCACACCAGTTTGCGGACCGAAAATACTTATTAAGGGCTTATGATCAGTTACTAAAGTGAACCGCTTGCCATATAAATATTGATGAAATTTTTGAGTAGAAAAAACAATCGCGAGTGCTTCTCGATGTATCTGTGAATAATTTTGTTCAGCTGCATTAAGTTTCCTTGATACGTATGCCACCGGGCGCTCCCGCCCCTGCCCGTCTGGCTGGCTGAGCACGCCGGCGACCCCGCGTGGACTAGCGTCACAAGTTAGCGTCACGTGGTTGTTAGGGTCAAAGTGCGCTAGTATCCGCCTCCCTATCAACAaggatttgattttattaaaggCCTCATCGCAACTTGTGGTCCAATTCCACCGTGCACCTTTCTTTAGTAAGTTATGCATGGGGTGCAAAATATCGCTCGCGTTAGGAATGAACTTAGAATAGAAATTAACCATACCTAAGAACGATCGCACCTCGGTCACGCACGATGGTGGTGGCATTTTTGCTACAGCTGCGACCTTGTTTGGGTCTGGTTTTATCCCGTCTTTGCTAACAACAAACCCTAAATAACAGACCTCATCGGCAAGAAACGTGCACTtacttttctttaattttaaacctaaaTTCTTTAATCTCTTCAATACAGCTTCTAGCGTGGATAAATGACCCTCCCGAGTTTTACCAAATATCAAAATATCGTCACAAAAACTCTGAGCGTTAGGAATATCCCTCACTATTGACTCGCTAATTCTACAAAATATTCCGGAACTCGACGATAAGCCATACGGAAGCCTATTGTACTTAAAAAGCCCCCGGTGAGTATTAATAACTGTCAACATTTTCGACTCCTCCGACAAGCAAATCTGATTATACGCCTGTGACAAGTCTATTTTTGTAAACAATTCTCCCCCCGATAAATTAGCAAATAACTCCTCAACTTTCGGCAACGGATACCTATCTACCTTAAGAACCGGATTAAGCGTCACCTTAAAGTCGGCGCACACTCTCAAACCTCCATCCTTCTTAGTTACCGGAACCAGGGGAGTCGCCCAGTCGGCGCAGTCAACGGGCTCGATGACGCCGCTCCGCAGCATGGCGTCCAGCTCGGCGTCGACGCGGCCCCGCAGCGCGAAGGGCAGCGGTCGCGCGCGCCGGTACACCGGCGCCGCACCCTCGCGCACGCGCAGCGTGGCCGTCCCACCGTTGTAGCACCCGAGTCCCCCATCGAAAACTTCCTTATATCTGTCGAGAATTACATTTAAATCGCTATTAACACTGCTAACGGAATTGACATCGCTAACCGGGCTACGCTTCATTATAGGTATTTTTACCCGTAATTCGGCTAGCCACTCTCTGCCTAGCAAACTGGTTTCACCATGTTCTACAACATATAAGTCCAAATTCTTCGTAATCGAACCATAAGTAACAGACACTGTAATTACACCATATGTTTTCATTTTAGTGCGGTCGTAAAATCTGAATACACTACTTGGTTTTTTTAGCGTCTCATTCTTAAAATATAACTCGTAAGTTTGTTTGTTAATAAATGAACCAGCCGCCCCAGTGTCAATCTCCATTATTAATTGTTTTCCATTTACACACATAGGTAAACTCACCGGCTTGTATTGGCTTAACGAAACTCTGTATAACGCTTCCTCCTCCTCTTCCGATTCATTCGATTCGCTATCCTCTCCGGTAACAAAATAGGTCCGTGACCGGCCGCCATTGCGCCCTCGAGTCGCTCTTTCATTGCCAGACGACCTCTTGGGACACATTCGACGTAAATGCCCCGTCTTGCGACACATACTACATATATATTCTTTGAATTTGCACGTCGAAAAACAATGATTAGTGGCGCCGCAAGCAGTACAAGGTGTCGCACCGCCTGCACTTCCAGCTGTCTCCCGCGCACTAAAACCTGTTTCCCGCTGCTGGCGCTGCGCCGGCGGCCGCCGCccggccccgcgccccgcgccgtcCCCGCTAGCCACGCGATGCACCGCTCCCGCGGGCTCTCCGGCTGCTCGACTGCCGCCGCCCGTCATAATTGCTGCATCACGCTCCGCCGCCTCCAATGAACATGCCAAGGTCACCGCCTTAGCATACGTCAAATCCTCCTCTGCAAACAGCCGTTGCCGTATAACGTCCCCACTCACGCCGCATACTAACTGGTCTCGAAGGTTGTCCGCTAAATTTTCTTTAAAATCGCAAGTTCGCGCCAACTTCTTTAGCTCCGCCATGTATTGCGATATGGACTCACCCGCCGCTTGCCTTCTAAGCCGAAAACGGTATCGTTCGGCCATTATGGACGGCTTCGGCTTTAAATGTTTTTGCACCAACGCTACCAACTCCGTGTAAGACAATTCCGATGGTTTTTTTGGACTTGCCAGATTTGTCATTAACTCATAACACCGATCACCAACCACTGCAATCAAAGTTGATAACTGCTTATCCTTCACCACGGAATTAGCGTTAAAATACATTTCGAGTCGCTCACAGTACAAGTCCCAACTGCCATTTTCGATGTCGAACTCGCGAATTTTACCAATagacattgtattatttatttcgcACGCGTCTCACAGGCTATTATTGCGATAAATAGCTTAAAACTTGTTTTCCGAAGTCGCCAATGAGGTATTTGATAATTAAAACAACGAGAGTACGTTAACACAGCTGATGCTTTATTCCGACTAACGGTATACATACGTATTACAAGTACCCACATATCTATACATAACAGATGCTACAGTGAGTCACCATTGTCATCAAATCAATTGAGCTATCAGTATAGGTTTACAATAGAATTATCTAATCTGTGCATGTCTAAGTGTCAACAATATATATTTGTTCAGGGAATAGATTAGATATTGTTTTCGGAGTTGCTGACTTCAAGTTTTCCGAAACATACTCGCATTGTAcattacatcatcatcataatttaagagcATGGCTCTTGTCGGTAGAGTATGCGCCAGTTCTTTAGGTCCCTGTAAGACACGACATGTTGTGTATATTACAAATTCAACCACGCCCGCGCTTCAGCAAGACAACTCATTAAATTTTATTGGGACTTAGATAGGTGTACTTGTCGCACCTTTAACAATTTATTATAGAGCGAAATTtattaactccgtataagataaataaagtttaagaaaaaacgtgcccccgaaaatcaagaaaaacttTTGCTCGaaaagatggcgccatacctttggcttATACTCGTGTTGATGGCGACACCGTTTGTTATTcgacaattttaacacatattcaGTGAAATAAcatggatcaaagtcaaatggcgttctaaaagttttaatcctatgTCGAAAGatgacagtaaatttactgcgactacaaaatttactttgacaatacgctctttatgtaggtactctTTGATATTACCCTCCACTACATAATGAGTAGGTAAGCTTAAGAAGGCATGactaataattatatgtatgtaatgcTTAGTTACGTAAAGTGTAACAATACCATGCAGCGATGAGTCTTTTTTCGTTTGATTGCCAAAACTATTATCTTAATTTTGTTCTTAATGTTTGTGAAGGAGTCGAAAATAGTCAAAAAAATTGACAATGCATCCTCAAAACGTGGACATTTAAGGATAAGACTACTTACATTGTAACACGATATCCGTGACGCCACCGCCACGTATATCACCGCAGCACCCGAGCCACCGGCCCCTTACCCGATAACTCATCGCCGTATCTTTGCGACACCTGGCCCACATTCACATCTTAATCGGGCGATATCACTTCAGACAACAACACACGAGCTTTACTCATTCTGACATGTTTAGTAGATACGCTCCTTGAGCACGCGCGATACGCCTTCCGGACAAGTACTATTTTGTAAGGAACAAGGCGCTCAATTATGTGCTCCAAAAGTATAAAACCTGTGTAAATAAAAGTGTCCAATTGCGAGTgctacaataaaattatattcattCGTTCGCATCTCGTTCTCCTTTGTTGTTGAAGCACCTCGTTCATTGACAATGCAGGAAAAAACAGCGGATCAACTACGTTGTTTGTTACACAGGTACTTGCTCATCTCCGTGGGGCTTAAATGCATCATTAGAACTTCCATTTGTGTTTACTCCGTTTTTAATACGGAGCATGTTCAGGAAATGATACGATGTCAGCGATATGTTTACAGTTTTGCACCGTATGCCGCAGTATTAAGGTCAAACATGTGTACATACTTTTGACTTCGACTATGCAATTGTTGTATGCGCTGATTAACAGAAGCTTCCCATAGTTATCTACCTACTTTCCACCATTAGGTACAGTTAAATATGTgtattgtaatattattatacctaaatGTTACAATTACTGATCTGAAATTGAGTGTTAGgaacaataaaaacttttagtGTGTCATAAAACTTGTAAAATTGCTATTCGGTTACACATAATGTCAGTTacataaatttaaactttattgcaaataaaacgTCAACTAGTaggtacgagggctgtttgataagtacccgtttatgaaaaaaataatcagttgtttttgtttatatgcatttatttttcttcatagtctccttttaactctatacacttgttccacctatattcaagcttcaataaaccatccaaaaagtatgatttcggaaagtcattaaaataggcctctgtggcggcaatgacttcgtcatttgatccaaatggcttaccaccgagccattttttcaggttgggaaacaaaaataaatcgcatggggtcaaatctggagaatacggggggtgaagcaatagggcgtagcgtaattgtgttaatttagccatcacaactctagacgaatgagctggtgcgttgtcgtgatgaaacagtacttttttattttttaaatgtggtcgtttgtccttcaacacagcgtcaaattcatccaataaattggcatagtactgtcctgttatcgttttccccttttctaagaactcaatatgtataataccctgcgaatcccaaaaaacggtcgccatgacctatCCAGCCGATGGGACGATTTTTGCTAACTTTCGCgtaggttcacccggtaaaatccactgcttcgactgccctttcatttccggggtgtagtggtgacccacgtttcgtctacggtcacaaaacgacgcagaaactccttcgggttacgtttgaacacggccaaacactgctccgaagtagtcagtcggttccgtttttgctcctccgtgagtaaacgcggcacccacctcgccgatactgtcttcatacccaatttttcttctaatatgttttgtacccgctcgattggaacatttacagcatcaacgatttctcgaagttcaattcggcggtcggctaaaacgatattttcaattttcttaaccatatcgtctgtagtcacctcaattgggcggcctgggcgatcctcatcaaagacggttgttctcccccgcttaaattcgttaaaccagtatctggcggttgtcatagaaggagcacattcatggtaaaccgcttgcattcttacttttatttcatcacatgtttttccttccaaaaacaagaatctaattacagaccgatactgctctttccccattttcacaattttaagttcacgctttcactgaatcactgtcaaatgagaaaaaaacaaaagaatgctgtttttttttttaaaatcccACCTCTGATAAATGGCtcaaaacgattgtatacatattttcggcccgtgatattaatacatttggaaaacgggtacttatcaaacagccctcgtacctATTCTCTGACACTAAAATTAGGACCAAACGGTAACTGATAAAATATAACACTGACCCCCCCGGTATGAATAACTTATGAATAAGGAATTAAGGACCATGAGAAAAcatgatcatcatcaggcttAGGGTTTTATAAGTATGCAAGCGACCGAAGAATAATAGAGTATATTATGCGTATATTAACGTTATACCTATACTGTTTGTTCAGGAGGCAAGAGTCAATGTACGCAATGACGGGACTCTATGCGGAGTCAGGTGGTGCGGAGGCCGACGACGCCGGACCCGGGCCGAGCGCGGCGCACCCCCCGCTCCCCGCGCACCCGCCGCGGGACCCCGTCAAGTGCCACAGCCGGAACCCCTCGGCCGGCATATGCGACAGGTATGTATGCACTTCAAACACATTCTTTACCCTATTTCAAAGCTCTACGTATAACAAAGCAGACATTGATATCATATAAACAATTTTCATAACTGGGAAAACACAAATGTCCGAGAAGTTAAGGACACTGAAGGCCACTTCACTCGGCTTTGATGTACAAGTACCGTGTATACGCATACGCCGATTGCCAAACAAATATGCAGgttattttgtaattaaatttaatccAACCTGTCCCTTAAACTTATTTCTACCAGTCTCCTTTCATGCATAAATCTAAAGCAGGCAGGCATACAACCGCACggtattacataattattaataggtatatagGAATCTTCAATAACCGAGCTCCTTGCAAGGTTCTTTGGAAATGCTGTGTTGAATTGAGTGGTTTGTTTACAGAGAACgcgagagagaaagagagaaaCCCCACCAGTTATTCCCAGAAATATTGGACATTCCTCATGATGCGCGCGACTGCGGTATCTTATCATGGAGACCGCTATTCATTCAGAGATTTTCTAGTAttaaagtaagttttttttactaatcatTAAAAATTTCTGTGTAAAACGAATTATCGGAGTCGCAAATTTAATCAAAGTATTAAACAAGACTTATTACATGGGCTTAATTAAATGTATAACGTACAAACTTGACTCATTATTTGATACTGCAAATATAAACAGCCGATATCTTTTAATTTGACTCTTGACTTTAACTCGAGAAAATCGTCGAAATTAGTATAAACAGTTCTTTCAAGCAATTTGCCTACGTTAGTCAACTAATATGTTTAAAATCGATCACAACGCAACGACTATTTGATAAGTTACACTGCTATTAGTCAACTAAAACCGCAGACATGCCAAGCTGCTTAAAATGCTATTTTGTAATAATGTTCTATTTGCAGGTATTTGTATTTTTCCTCTCGATCCTCGTGACGCTACAACAAGCCCTAAGCTCCGGCTACATAAACTCCGTGATCACGACAATCGAGAAACGGTTCGAGATCCCGTCGAGCCTCTCGGGGCTCATCGCGAGCAGCTATGAGATCGGCAACGTTATTACCGTAATCTTCGTGTCGTATCTCGGCAGTCGCCGGCACATTCCTGTTTGGATCGCAGTCGGTATGAAATTCTATGAACCCATTATCCCATTGAGACTCATCGCGAATAGGCAGCGAACGGTCTGTTTTTGTTGTCAATTTCTTTATTAGGTACATCAATATCAATACCTATTGATAAAACCTACCGAGGCTAGTAATGTGTTTCGGCACTCGTTCGgttttgaaaatataaataagtgtcggataatataaataaaacgcaTCTCTTTACTCATAGTTTTCACCAGTATGCTGCAGTGTTTTTTTATGTGGTCTAACTTTCGAAGCTGCATACTTATTTGAggtttattttttttgaatCCAAGATACCACAATGGCAGTTCGATTGCcccatatcgtcaggtgacaagcaaaactcactaaataccaccac
This region of Cydia amplana chromosome 4, ilCydAmpl1.1, whole genome shotgun sequence genomic DNA includes:
- the LOC134663151 gene encoding uncharacterized protein K02A2.6-like isoform X1 codes for the protein MLRSGVIEPVDCADWATPLVPVTKKDGGLRVCADFKVTLNPVLKVDRYPLPKVEELFANLSGGELFTKIDLSQAYNQICLSEESKMLTVINTHRGLFKYNRLPYGLSSSSGIFCRISESIVRDIPNAQSFCDDILIFGKTREGHLSTLEAVLKRLKNLGLKLKKSKCTFLADEVCYLGFVVSKDGIKPDPNKVAAVAKMPPPSCVTEVRSFLGMVNFYSKFIPNASDILHPMHNLLKKGARWNWTTSCDEAFNKIKSLLIGRRILAHFDPNNHVTLTCDASPRGVAGVLSQPDGQGRERPVAYVSRKLNAAEQNYSQIHREALAIVFSTQKFHQYLYGKRFTLVTDHKPLISIFGPQTGVPSMTSSRMQRWALLLMAYDFDIQYVNSAGNCADALSRLPIGQSKEFDPPEQSFLHFASDALFLDCNEIRLKTAKDPLLGRVVNYIKNGWPDSAEIREMQPYFNRQKELYLELDCVMWGHRVVMPEACREIVLRELHEPHMGVVKTKAMARSYVWWPGMDEAIEARCRACDACAAVAPAPPASAPVPWHWPSRAYERVHIDFLGPLDGRTYMVSIDARSKWIEVSCMTRTTAESVISKLLESWARWGIPKQIVSDNGPPFSSKQFNDFLEKNCVRHIYSAPYHPASNGAAEGAVKLIKNVIKKAKHEGVNIDKAILKFLLHYHNTPHCTTGETPARLLQGRDLRIRLDAIKPDRSAKVINEQSKMVERSHRPSRHLEIGEPVQYRTFGTGAKWAEGHVANRFGKSDYTIVTGDGSTHHRHIDQMKRRHLRNSNVCPPFNAETEPGCVVQSGRPTGIDDAMPSVEVTANSPGGDARPASEQPAPSQVPAAPVDVSPRAGDGEPKVVEGEDPKRAKRVDPPLPALEKRVPKVVKRYGFEIDYIC
- the LOC134663151 gene encoding uncharacterized protein LOC134663151 isoform X2, encoding MSIGKIREFDIENGSWDLYCERLEMYFNANSVVKDKQLSTLIAVVGDRCYELMTNLASPKKPSELSYTELVALVQKHLKPKPSIMAERYRFRLRRQAAGESISQYMAELKKLARTCDFKENLADNLRDQLVCGVSGDVIRQRLFAEEDLTYAKAVTLACSLEAAERDAAIMTGGGSRAAGEPAGAVHRVASGDGAGRGAGRRPPAQRQQRETGFSARETAGSAGGATPCTACGATNHCFSTCKFKEYICSMCRKTGHLRRMCPKRSSGNERATRGRNGGRSRTYFVTGEDSESNESEEEEEALYRVSLSQYKPI